From the Manis pentadactyla isolate mManPen7 chromosome 7, mManPen7.hap1, whole genome shotgun sequence genome, one window contains:
- the TMEM229A gene encoding transmembrane protein 229A: MGRAGGRGVAAPVTLPEPAAEAAGLSRGGHGVGSSFCFSPRSPGATAPRRATPPDRPRRVSAGAGRQHLAPDWRGARGGAAAGGLREPGGPRVPRARQVRQPPGRGRNGAPCAPPGGRQRPGGGAGLGPSVPQLRAPGGGPAGSGAGAASEPMAGGEAGGEGLVRRGGAVRRPGATGGRGGEAAAGSPEPLSIAEAPAAAAALPAWMRLYFYGMHGITLDVLVSSARRFAHSPDLRMLGFSSPYRCLLHSLTHFALENVYLQQRRCPSAFVFNFLLYPSAHVGLQTLAGQALLLGLGASGDAAAPGTLDLALQYVLALYHGRVFLKRFLRLRYQPHGQRPGAHPALPGARAPAAAGGRRRRPRGTRGVGGAPAQGLPDLLRFLFFGMHGFLDEIFFTFFFNVLGRGEGATSGHTSLWSFFMYGSCSFVVEKLYFHLHYSRGWGTWKRVPIYVIFVYAWELSWGLGLRTCGACSWDYSHYPLNFMGLITLMYLPGWIFLSVYQDLLSNVLWRVQYVPVN, translated from the coding sequence atggggagagccGGGGGAAGGGGCGTCGCTGCTCCCGTTACGCTTCCAGAGCCTGCAGCAGAGGCGGCGGGGCTGAGCCGCGGAGGACATGGGGTTGGCAGCAGCTTCTGCTTTTCTCCTCGCAGCCCCGGCGCCACTGCCCCTCGCCGGGCCACGCCGCCCGATAGGCCGCGCAGGGTGAGCGCCGGCGCGGGCCGGCAGCACCTCGCCCCGGACTGGAGGGGTGCGCGCGGCGGGGCGGCAGCGGGGGGACTCCGCGAGCCGGGCGGTCCGCGCGTCCCCCGAGCGCGCCAGGTCCGGCAGCCCCCGGGCCGCGGCCGGAACGGAGCTCCCTGCGCGCCCCCCGGGGGCCGGCAGCGGCCCGGAGGCGGCGCGGGGCTCGGCCCCTCGGTCCCGCAGCTCCGCGCACCCGGCGGCGGCCCCGCGGGCTCGGGCGCCGGGGCAGCCTCGGAGCCCATGGCGGGCGGCGAGGCGGGCGGCGAGGGTCTGGTGCGGAGGGGCGGCGCGGTGCGGCGGCCCGGGGCCACCGGCGGGCGGGGGGGAGAGGCTGCGGCCGGCAGCCCCGAGCCGCTGTCCATTGCTGAAGCGCCGGCCGCCGCCGCGGCGCTGCCCGCCTGGATGCGCCTCTACTTCTACGGGATGCACGGGATCACCCTGGACGTGCTCGTGTCCTCGGCGCGGCGCTTCGCTCACAGCCCGGACCTCCGGATGCTGGGCTTCTCCTCGCCCTACCGCTGCCTCTTGCACTCGCTCACCCACTTCGCCCTGGAGAATGTCTACCTGCAGCAGCGGCGCTGCCCCAGCGCCTTCGTCTTCAATTTCCTCCTCTACCCCTCGGCGCATGTGGGGTTGCAGACCCTGGCGGGCCAGGCGCTGCTGCTCGGCCTGGGCGCGTCGGGGGACGCGGCGGCGCCGGGGACGCTGGACCTGGCGCTGCAGTACGTGCTGGCGCTCTACCACGGCCGTGTGTTCCTGAAGCGCTTCCTGCGCCTGCGGTACCAGCCGCACGGGCAGCGGCCGGGAGCGCACCCCGCCCTTCCCGGCGCCCGGGCCCCCGCGGCTGCAGGTGGCCGGCGGCGACGGCCCCGTGGCACCAGGGGCGTCGGGGGCGCCCCAGCCCAGGGGCTGCCGGACCTGCTCCGCTTTCTTTTCTTCGGAATGCACGGCTTTTTGGATGAGATCTTCTTCACCTTCTTTTTTAACGTActggggcggggggagggggcAACCAGTGGCCACACGTCCCTATGGTCCTTCTTTATGTACGGCAGCTGCAGTTTCGTGGTGGAAAAGCTCTACTTCCACCTGCATTACAGCCGTGGCTGGGGCACCTGGAAGCGGGTGCCTATCTACGTGATCTTCGTCTACGCTTGGGAACTGTCCTGGGGTCTGGGACTCCGCACGTGCGGGGCCTGTTCCTGGGACTATTCCCACTACCCGCTCAATTTCATGGGGCTCATCACCCTGATGTATTTGCCTGGTTGGATATTCCTTAGTGTATACCAGGACCTACTTTCAAACGTGTTGTGGCGGGTGCAGTACGTACCAGTTAACTAA